One part of the Parabacteroides distasonis ATCC 8503 genome encodes these proteins:
- a CDS encoding YitT family protein — MTTQQLLVPSNATLKRNVMDYSLIVVGSFLQALSYVLFLAPYKIVPGGVYGISIVIHYVTKDLFPFFPDGLPMGATALCFNIPLMILAMKKIGLSSGPKTIVTFLLISIFTDSLSYFLTDPLVENDAFIAAFYGGAILGLGVTCIFRAQSTSAGTDVLARVIANDSNLKVSNMIIVLDSAVVLLGLIVFKDWAVPLYSWFTIFVYGKIVEMFQTENPNRAVFIVSRKTQELKTLIVDKMGMRGTFIHGKGMYQGNETEIIFTIAERKDMPRLKDEVKEIDPNAFVSTMHASKDSPRPGI, encoded by the coding sequence ATGACAACACAACAACTTTTAGTCCCTTCTAATGCTACTTTGAAGAGAAATGTAATGGACTACTCCTTAATCGTGGTAGGTTCATTTTTGCAGGCACTTAGTTACGTGCTTTTCCTAGCGCCTTACAAAATCGTACCGGGAGGTGTGTATGGTATCTCTATCGTAATCCACTATGTGACGAAAGATTTGTTCCCGTTCTTCCCGGATGGTTTGCCGATGGGTGCGACGGCGCTTTGCTTCAATATCCCGTTGATGATTTTGGCGATGAAAAAGATCGGATTGTCTTCCGGCCCGAAGACGATCGTTACTTTCTTGCTGATCTCTATATTTACCGACTCATTATCTTATTTCCTTACCGATCCATTGGTGGAGAACGATGCCTTTATCGCCGCCTTTTACGGTGGAGCTATTTTAGGATTGGGTGTGACTTGTATTTTCCGGGCGCAAAGTACAAGTGCCGGTACGGATGTGCTGGCGCGTGTAATAGCTAACGACTCCAACTTGAAGGTCAGCAATATGATCATCGTATTGGATTCCGCGGTCGTATTGTTGGGCTTGATCGTATTTAAGGATTGGGCGGTACCTTTGTATTCTTGGTTTACTATTTTCGTATATGGAAAAATCGTGGAGATGTTCCAGACGGAGAATCCGAACCGTGCCGTCTTCATTGTCTCTCGTAAGACACAGGAGTTGAAGACCTTGATAGTCGATAAAATGGGTATGAGGGGTACTTTTATTCACGGTAAGGGAATGTATCAGGGAAATGAGACTGAGATTATATTCACGATCGCTGAACGAAAAGATATGCCCCGCTTGAAAGATGAGGTGAAAGAGATCGATCCGAATGCCTTTGTTTCTACGATGCACGCTAGCAAGGATTCGCCTCGGCCGGGTATTTAA
- a CDS encoding pyridoxal phosphate-dependent aminotransferase gives MPNISQRGVEMPASPIRKLAPLADAAKQRGVHVYHLNIGQPDLPTPRAALDAIRNVDRTVLEYSPSQGYRSYREKLVGYYKKYDINLTADDIIITTGGSEAVLFAFLSCLNPGDEIIVPEPAYANYMAFAISAGAVIRTVTTTIEEGFSLPKVEKFEELINERTKAILICNPNNPTGYLYTRREMNQIRDIVKKYDLYLFSDEVYREFIYTGSPYISACHLEGIEQNVVLIDSVSKRYSECGIRIGALITKNAEVRSAVMKFCQARLSPPLIGQIAAEASLDASEEYARETYDEYVERRKCLIDGLNRIPGVYSPIPMGAFYTVAKLPVDDADKFCAWCLEEFEYEGQTVMMAPASGFYTTPGLGKNEVRMAYVLKKEDLAKALTVLSKALEAYPGRML, from the coding sequence ATGCCCAACATCTCACAAAGAGGAGTCGAAATGCCCGCTTCCCCGATCCGGAAGCTGGCTCCATTGGCCGATGCTGCCAAACAGAGAGGAGTTCATGTGTATCACCTGAATATCGGTCAGCCCGACCTTCCCACTCCGCGAGCGGCACTTGATGCGATCCGTAATGTCGATCGTACGGTGTTGGAATATAGCCCTAGTCAGGGATATCGCAGTTATCGCGAGAAGTTGGTTGGATATTATAAAAAGTATGATATTAATCTTACGGCTGACGATATTATCATCACTACCGGTGGTTCGGAGGCTGTTTTGTTTGCCTTCTTGAGTTGCTTGAATCCGGGTGATGAGATTATTGTACCGGAACCTGCTTATGCCAATTATATGGCATTCGCTATCTCGGCAGGAGCCGTGATCCGGACAGTGACGACTACGATAGAGGAAGGATTTTCTCTTCCGAAAGTGGAAAAATTCGAGGAGTTGATCAATGAGCGTACTAAAGCGATCCTGATCTGTAACCCGAACAATCCTACGGGTTATTTGTATACGCGTCGTGAGATGAATCAAATCCGGGATATCGTAAAGAAATATGATCTTTATCTTTTCTCGGATGAGGTATACCGGGAGTTTATCTATACCGGTTCCCCGTATATCTCGGCTTGTCATCTGGAAGGTATCGAGCAGAACGTGGTATTGATCGATTCTGTCTCAAAACGCTATTCGGAATGCGGTATCCGTATCGGTGCGTTGATTACGAAAAATGCCGAAGTGCGTAGTGCCGTCATGAAGTTCTGCCAAGCTCGTTTAAGCCCGCCTTTGATCGGACAGATCGCGGCCGAGGCTTCTTTGGATGCTTCCGAGGAGTATGCCCGTGAGACTTATGACGAGTATGTGGAACGGCGTAAATGCTTGATCGATGGCTTGAACCGTATTCCCGGCGTTTATTCTCCCATACCGATGGGCGCTTTCTATACGGTGGCTAAACTTCCGGTGGATGATGCCGATAAGTTCTGCGCTTGGTGTCTGGAAGAGTTCGAATACGAGGGTCAGACGGTCATGATGGCACCGGCGTCGGGTTTCTACACGACACCGGGACTTGGTAAGAATGAGGTTCGTATGGCCTATGTCTTGAAAAAGGAAGATTTGGCGAAAGCTTTGACGGTGTTATCAAAGGCGCTGGAAGCTTATCCGGGAAGAATGTTATAA
- a CDS encoding MBL fold metallo-hydrolase, producing the protein MMDRRGFLKNATLVSAACLMDFREALAWGAKDAEVGKAWKGWKKGQFQIHLIYTGVSESMFLIFPDGTTMLLDCGDHNAVGRGKLAVPVLPNPDRHAGEWISRYVRRVNPQKDYVDYMMLTHYHSDHGGNNKFYARKETRDGKDYYLSGFSQAAEYLTFGKAFDRCWPDYNDPLPLTQEAADAFEHMKDFYDYMLAHKKMEIEKFCLGETNQIAMKKDATAYPGFSVRNICANGRIADKEGNIRDLYAERKKSNPVKFSENGMSLGMIFTYGDFKFYTAGDFSDGWELPNGKRFEIEDAIADVVEPVSVAKINHHGHKSMTDKLVAALRPRVVVNNVWDQLHTLPSVMERFYNRNLYPGERIVCPTVFPAERRAEDAGQPWLDILNPSSFDAGHVIVNVEEGGKDYSVTYLTANDESMTVKSVMRFKS; encoded by the coding sequence ATGATGGATAGAAGAGGTTTTTTGAAGAATGCTACGCTTGTGAGCGCTGCTTGTTTGATGGATTTCAGGGAGGCTTTGGCGTGGGGCGCTAAGGATGCTGAAGTAGGAAAAGCATGGAAAGGATGGAAAAAGGGGCAGTTCCAGATTCATCTGATTTATACCGGGGTGTCGGAATCGATGTTCTTGATTTTCCCCGACGGTACAACGATGCTGCTTGATTGTGGTGATCATAATGCGGTTGGGCGCGGTAAATTGGCTGTGCCGGTGCTTCCCAATCCCGATCGGCATGCCGGGGAGTGGATCTCACGCTATGTCCGGAGAGTGAACCCTCAGAAGGATTATGTTGATTATATGATGTTGACGCACTATCATTCAGATCACGGTGGCAACAATAAATTCTACGCTCGTAAGGAGACGAGGGATGGTAAGGATTACTACCTAAGTGGATTCTCTCAGGCTGCCGAGTACCTTACGTTTGGCAAGGCTTTTGACCGTTGCTGGCCCGACTACAACGATCCTCTTCCTTTGACCCAGGAGGCAGCCGATGCTTTTGAGCACATGAAGGATTTTTACGACTATATGTTGGCTCATAAGAAGATGGAGATTGAGAAGTTCTGTCTTGGCGAAACCAACCAGATCGCCATGAAGAAAGACGCTACGGCATATCCGGGATTCTCGGTAAGAAATATCTGTGCCAACGGCCGCATTGCCGATAAGGAGGGGAATATACGTGACCTCTATGCGGAGCGCAAGAAATCCAATCCGGTTAAGTTCAGTGAAAACGGAATGAGCCTGGGCATGATCTTTACCTACGGCGATTTCAAATTCTATACGGCGGGAGACTTCTCTGATGGCTGGGAGTTGCCTAATGGAAAGAGATTCGAGATAGAGGATGCGATAGCCGACGTGGTTGAGCCGGTGAGTGTGGCGAAAATCAATCACCACGGACACAAGTCAATGACTGATAAGCTCGTGGCTGCGTTGCGTCCGCGTGTTGTTGTCAACAACGTGTGGGATCAGCTTCATACACTGCCTTCGGTCATGGAGCGTTTTTATAACCGGAATCTTTATCCCGGCGAGCGCATCGTGTGTCCTACCGTGTTCCCTGCAGAACGTCGTGCCGAGGATGCCGGACAGCCGTGGCTTGATATACTTAACCCCTCGTCGTTTGATGCCGGTCATGTGATTGTCAATGTCGAGGAGGGAGGTAAGGACTATTCGGTTACTTACCTCACTGCCAATGATGAGTCGATGACTGTAAAGAGCGTGATGCGGTTCAAGTCATAA